One window of Hymenobacter sp. BRD128 genomic DNA carries:
- a CDS encoding RagB/SusD family nutrient uptake outer membrane protein produces MKRLALAFVGLLGTAQLFSSCKKEYLNENPPSLYTPQTVLVDSLGFEAAMAGLQSVVREQYTYDGAQGLLGVMQEGTDVCIPGQVQGIEVPYYNYNLLNSQDGAAAYWWSWAYRTINNANQIIAGAAAAPSTLRQGYKNRITAEARFFRAYAYDFLATLWGDVPLIDTPVTSPRTDFTRNPVAAVNDFIVSDLNTAIPSLFTASKAASGRITQGAAQQLLGQVYLRMGKNDLAQTALQTVINSGQYKLITARYGVNASAPGDYFADMFIVGNQRRNQGNTELIWGIEQQLNMPGATTNAQQRRMWVPGYYNIKGMIIADSLGGRGIGRMRLSNWVDYQLYTSSGSTDLRNSKYNLHRRFYYNDPAQTALFGKRVTGLKGTDTIYFITPYTTKWNQYNPADPFGYGTIKDLTMMRLGETYLLLAEAQFKQGNPTGAAASINVLRTRAKAAQVTASQVDLNFILDERVRELIGEEQRRLTLVRTGTLVERATRLNGASITGLSAKNLLLPIPQSTIDLNTNGNLTQNPGY; encoded by the coding sequence ATGAAACGCCTCGCGTTAGCTTTTGTGGGCCTGCTGGGCACGGCCCAGCTGTTCAGCTCCTGCAAAAAAGAGTACCTCAACGAAAATCCGCCCTCGCTCTACACGCCCCAGACCGTGCTCGTCGATTCGCTAGGCTTCGAGGCCGCGATGGCCGGCCTGCAATCGGTAGTGCGTGAGCAGTATACCTACGACGGCGCCCAGGGGCTGCTGGGCGTGATGCAGGAAGGCACCGATGTGTGCATTCCGGGCCAGGTGCAGGGCATTGAAGTGCCCTACTACAACTACAACCTGCTGAACTCGCAGGATGGGGCCGCCGCCTACTGGTGGAGCTGGGCCTACCGCACCATCAACAACGCCAACCAGATTATTGCCGGGGCGGCCGCCGCGCCCAGCACCCTGCGCCAGGGCTACAAAAACCGCATTACGGCCGAAGCCCGCTTCTTCCGCGCCTACGCCTACGACTTCCTGGCCACGCTCTGGGGCGACGTGCCGCTGATTGACACGCCCGTGACCTCGCCGCGCACCGACTTTACGCGTAATCCGGTAGCGGCCGTTAACGACTTCATCGTCAGTGACCTGAATACGGCCATTCCCAGCCTGTTTACCGCCAGCAAAGCCGCTTCGGGGCGCATTACGCAAGGCGCCGCCCAGCAGCTGCTCGGGCAGGTATACCTGCGCATGGGCAAAAATGACCTGGCCCAGACGGCCCTGCAAACCGTAATTAACAGCGGCCAGTACAAGCTCATTACGGCCCGCTACGGCGTGAACGCCAGCGCGCCCGGCGACTACTTCGCCGACATGTTTATCGTGGGCAACCAGCGCCGCAACCAGGGCAACACCGAGCTTATCTGGGGCATTGAGCAGCAGCTGAACATGCCGGGCGCCACCACCAACGCCCAGCAGCGCCGCATGTGGGTGCCGGGCTACTACAACATCAAGGGCATGATAATCGCCGACTCGCTGGGGGGCCGCGGCATCGGCCGCATGCGCCTCAGCAACTGGGTTGACTACCAACTGTACACGAGCAGCGGCAGCACCGACCTGCGCAACTCGAAGTATAATCTGCACCGGCGCTTCTACTACAACGACCCGGCCCAAACGGCCCTCTTCGGCAAGCGCGTCACCGGCCTCAAGGGCACCGATACCATCTACTTCATCACGCCCTACACCACCAAGTGGAACCAGTACAACCCGGCCGACCCCTTCGGCTACGGCACCATCAAGGACCTGACCATGATGCGCCTGGGCGAAACTTACCTGCTGCTGGCCGAGGCGCAGTTTAAGCAAGGCAACCCCACCGGGGCCGCCGCCAGCATCAACGTGCTGCGCACCCGCGCCAAGGCCGCGCAGGTCACGGCCAGCCAGGTTGACCTCAACTTTATCCTCGATGAGCGCGTGCGCGAACTGATAGGGGAGGAGCAGCGCCGCCTCACGCTGGTGCGCACCGGCACGCTCGTCGAGCGGGCCACCCGCCTCAACGGGGCATCCATCACGGGCCTGAGTGCCAAGAACCTGCTGCTGCCCATTCCGCAGTCCACCATCGACCTCAATACCAACGGCAACCTTACTCAGAACCCCGGCTACTAG
- a CDS encoding DUF2264 domain-containing protein: protein MKNNWLLAGALALLPLGQAWGQAAGTPAFFDTHVAPAATRLPLFEVKSPDRRLSPFTGMTRRHWQDAARYLLGGAFSYVRTLDDPMQFPKLPGKSYPRTPSQVPTEKLEGLCRTLFMAAPLLKENPGLTLNGVKVGDYYRHQLASLVDPASPSYIVPRAPSGGPSQNLVEFGGLSVALFAAPEILWDPLPEATKKALAATMLSYGDGPTVPQNWRYFNIFILSFYQSRGYQVNTKLLEEYLQKQLAHYKGEGWYDDAPTFDYYSMWAFQMYGRLWSEYYGRQHYPAVAAQLATNFAPLKDNYPYQFGRDGTMLMWGRSITYRFAAVVPFPLMGLQPDPATNFGWMRRIASGALLQFLQNPDFLQDNIPTLGFYGPFDPAVQAYSCRGSVFWLAKAFLGLLVPADNPFWTATENEGPWASELKPGTVVNKFEPGPNILVTDYPNSGAAELRDAPHQPAGDANRGNENYNRLSYNTAFPWQADGPNGEVAMSYVLKNKDDKWEALRFYTFKKYEDGVYYRDAALESSPSLRLHLAEMPLPNGILRVDQNASTEATAVRLGHYALPNLTGTIRRSTRRVQGHEVRIIDNGTYQLAMVSLAGWDKLETLDTNGLNPVKPASTLLNAAATFVPGASQPVYYGTLLLWKKSGTPWTDAELLPVRQLAPAAGHLTATMADGSRKQLLFSE, encoded by the coding sequence ATGAAAAATAATTGGTTATTGGCTGGTGCGCTCGCGCTGCTGCCCCTGGGCCAGGCCTGGGGGCAGGCCGCCGGCACACCGGCTTTTTTCGATACCCACGTGGCGCCCGCCGCCACCAGGCTGCCGCTCTTCGAGGTGAAGAGCCCGGACCGCCGGCTGAGTCCCTTCACGGGCATGACGCGCCGGCACTGGCAGGATGCCGCCCGCTACCTGCTCGGCGGCGCCTTCAGCTACGTGCGCACCCTCGACGACCCCATGCAGTTTCCGAAGCTGCCGGGCAAAAGCTACCCGCGCACCCCTAGCCAGGTGCCCACCGAAAAGCTCGAAGGCCTGTGCCGCACGCTGTTCATGGCCGCGCCGCTGCTCAAAGAAAACCCCGGCCTGACCCTGAACGGCGTGAAAGTGGGCGACTACTACCGCCACCAGCTGGCTAGCCTTGTGGACCCGGCCAGCCCCAGCTACATTGTGCCCCGCGCCCCCAGCGGCGGCCCGAGCCAGAACCTGGTGGAGTTTGGCGGCCTGTCAGTAGCCCTGTTTGCGGCGCCCGAAATCCTGTGGGACCCCCTGCCCGAGGCCACCAAAAAGGCCCTGGCCGCCACCATGCTCAGCTACGGCGACGGCCCCACCGTGCCCCAAAACTGGCGCTACTTCAACATCTTCATCCTCAGCTTTTACCAGAGCCGGGGCTACCAAGTCAATACTAAGCTGCTCGAAGAATATCTGCAAAAGCAGCTCGCGCACTACAAGGGCGAAGGCTGGTACGACGACGCGCCCACCTTCGACTACTACAGCATGTGGGCCTTCCAGATGTATGGCCGGCTGTGGAGTGAGTACTACGGCCGCCAGCACTACCCCGCCGTGGCCGCGCAGCTGGCCACCAACTTCGCGCCGCTCAAGGATAATTACCCCTACCAGTTTGGGCGTGATGGCACCATGCTGATGTGGGGCCGCAGCATCACCTACCGCTTTGCGGCGGTGGTGCCTTTTCCGCTCATGGGCCTGCAGCCCGACCCGGCCACCAACTTCGGCTGGATGCGGCGCATTGCCTCGGGCGCGCTCCTGCAGTTTTTGCAAAATCCTGATTTTTTGCAGGATAACATCCCCACTTTAGGCTTCTACGGGCCCTTCGACCCGGCCGTGCAGGCGTATAGCTGCCGGGGCAGCGTGTTCTGGCTGGCCAAGGCTTTTCTGGGCCTGCTCGTGCCGGCCGACAATCCCTTCTGGACCGCCACCGAAAACGAAGGGCCATGGGCGAGCGAGCTTAAGCCTGGCACGGTGGTCAACAAGTTCGAGCCGGGCCCCAACATCCTCGTTACCGACTACCCCAATAGCGGCGCGGCGGAACTGCGCGATGCGCCCCACCAGCCCGCCGGCGACGCCAACCGCGGCAACGAGAACTACAACCGCCTGAGCTACAACACCGCCTTCCCCTGGCAGGCCGACGGCCCCAACGGGGAGGTGGCCATGAGCTACGTCTTAAAAAACAAGGACGACAAGTGGGAGGCCCTGCGCTTCTACACTTTCAAGAAGTACGAAGACGGCGTGTATTACCGCGACGCCGCCCTCGAAAGCAGCCCCAGCCTGCGGTTGCACCTGGCCGAAATGCCGCTGCCCAACGGCATCCTGCGCGTAGACCAGAATGCCAGCACCGAGGCTACGGCCGTGCGGCTAGGCCACTACGCCCTGCCCAACCTCACGGGCACCATCCGGCGCAGTACCCGCCGGGTGCAGGGCCACGAGGTGCGCATCATCGACAACGGCACCTACCAGCTGGCAATGGTGAGCCTGGCCGGCTGGGACAAGCTGGAAACGCTGGATACCAACGGCCTGAACCCCGTGAAGCCGGCCAGCACCCTGCTCAACGCCGCCGCCACGTTCGTGCCCGGGGCTAGCCAGCCGGTTTACTATGGCACGCTGCTGCTCTGGAAAAAATCGGGCACGCCCTGGACCGATGCCGAGTTGCTGCCGGTGCGGCAGCTAGCCCCGGCGGCCGGCCACCTAACGGCGACAATGGCCGATGGTAGCCGCAAACAGTTGTTGTTTAGTGAGTAA
- a CDS encoding alpha-N-arabinofuranosidase, translating into MSHLRAFIATLALAAPLATTAQTVQLTVQPGDPKLLVSKHIQGQFAEHLGRNIYGGFWVDPGLNVPKQGRIRMDIVQALQKIHVPNLRWPGGCFADTYHWHDGVGPAAQRPKMLNLWWGNTLEDNSFGTHEFLELCSLLGTEPYLAANVGSGTVQEMAGWMEYLNSNEDTPLVQERRKNGHPEPYHVSWWGIGNESWGCGGNMTPEYYSDVYKRYATFAHDYPGTRLKRIVSGANGDDANWTETCMKNIGPGKMWGITLHYYTLPTGSWSGSKGKATGFGEQEYFNTLRNALKMDEIVTRHAAIMDKYDKDKKVALLVDEWGVWTDVEPGTNPGFLYQQNSLRDALVAGTTLNIFNNHCDRVRGANLAQAVNVLQALVLTDKEKMLLTPTYHVFDLYQVHQDAEYLPLQFASPDYVLGGEKIPALNASATKDKNGAVHISLVNLDPHKTLTLETALPGVNWKTVTGRVLTSASVSDYNTFDKPDNIRLATFTGAKKRGDKLAVALPAKSVVVLELK; encoded by the coding sequence ATGTCCCACCTCCGGGCGTTTATCGCCACCCTAGCCCTCGCCGCGCCGCTCGCCACTACTGCCCAAACCGTGCAGCTTACCGTGCAGCCCGGCGACCCCAAACTCCTTGTTAGCAAGCACATTCAGGGGCAGTTTGCCGAGCACCTGGGGCGCAATATCTACGGCGGCTTCTGGGTCGACCCTGGCCTGAACGTGCCCAAGCAGGGGCGCATTCGCATGGATATTGTGCAGGCTTTGCAAAAAATCCACGTGCCCAACCTGCGCTGGCCCGGTGGCTGCTTTGCCGATACCTACCACTGGCACGACGGCGTGGGCCCCGCCGCCCAGCGCCCCAAAATGCTGAATTTGTGGTGGGGCAATACCTTGGAAGACAATAGCTTCGGGACGCACGAGTTTCTGGAGCTGTGCAGCCTACTGGGCACCGAGCCCTACCTGGCCGCCAACGTGGGCAGCGGCACGGTGCAGGAAATGGCCGGCTGGATGGAATACCTCAACTCGAACGAGGACACGCCGCTGGTGCAGGAGCGCCGCAAAAACGGCCACCCCGAGCCCTACCACGTGAGCTGGTGGGGCATCGGCAACGAAAGCTGGGGCTGCGGCGGCAACATGACGCCCGAGTACTACTCCGACGTGTACAAGCGCTACGCCACCTTCGCCCACGATTACCCCGGCACCCGGCTCAAGCGCATCGTGAGCGGCGCCAACGGCGACGATGCCAACTGGACCGAAACCTGCATGAAAAATATCGGGCCGGGCAAAATGTGGGGCATCACGCTGCACTACTACACGCTGCCCACCGGCAGCTGGAGCGGCAGCAAGGGCAAAGCCACCGGCTTTGGCGAGCAGGAGTACTTCAACACGCTGCGCAACGCCTTGAAAATGGACGAGATAGTGACCCGGCACGCGGCCATCATGGATAAGTACGATAAGGACAAAAAAGTGGCGCTGCTGGTAGATGAGTGGGGCGTGTGGACCGACGTGGAGCCCGGCACCAACCCCGGCTTCCTGTATCAGCAAAACTCGCTGCGCGATGCCCTGGTGGCCGGCACTACCCTCAACATCTTCAACAACCACTGCGACCGGGTGCGCGGCGCCAACCTGGCCCAGGCCGTGAACGTGCTGCAAGCCTTGGTCTTAACTGATAAAGAGAAGATGCTGCTCACGCCCACCTACCACGTCTTCGACCTCTACCAGGTGCACCAGGATGCCGAGTACCTGCCCCTGCAGTTCGCTAGCCCCGACTACGTGCTCGGGGGCGAGAAAATCCCGGCCCTGAACGCCTCGGCCACCAAGGATAAGAACGGCGCGGTGCACATCTCGCTCGTCAACCTCGACCCGCACAAGACCCTGACCCTGGAAACCGCGCTGCCCGGCGTGAATTGGAAAACGGTGACCGGCCGCGTGCTCACCTCGGCCAGCGTGAGCGACTACAATACCTTCGACAAGCCCGACAACATCAGGCTAGCCACCTTCACCGGGGCCAAAAAGCGCGGCGATAAGCTAGCCGTGGCCCTGCCCGCCAAGTCGGTGGTAGTGCTGGAGCTGAAGTAG
- a CDS encoding family 16 glycosylhydrolase, with protein MLEAKKESRPNPGYKAGSPDWQARRPTIDYTSASLNTRGKHQWQYGRFELRARLDTQPGLWPAFWTLGVAKAWPSNGEIDIMEFYQGKILANVASGTARPNTPRWHSETKPLASFADPGWASQFHIWRLDWDAEAIRLYVDDLLLNETLLTQTVNQDGTGFNPMRQPHYLLLNLALGGDNGGSLTPTTLPSRYEIDYVRVYQR; from the coding sequence GTGCTGGAAGCAAAAAAAGAATCGCGCCCCAATCCTGGGTATAAAGCCGGTAGCCCCGACTGGCAAGCGCGCCGCCCTACCATCGACTACACCTCGGCTAGCCTCAACACGCGCGGCAAGCACCAGTGGCAGTACGGCCGCTTTGAGCTGCGCGCCCGCCTCGATACGCAGCCGGGTCTGTGGCCCGCCTTCTGGACGCTGGGCGTAGCGAAAGCCTGGCCTAGCAACGGCGAAATCGACATTATGGAGTTTTATCAGGGTAAAATTCTGGCCAACGTGGCCTCGGGCACGGCCCGGCCCAACACGCCAAGGTGGCACAGCGAAACCAAGCCGCTGGCCAGCTTCGCCGACCCCGGGTGGGCTAGCCAGTTCCACATCTGGCGCCTGGACTGGGATGCCGAGGCCATCCGCCTCTACGTCGATGACCTGCTGCTGAACGAAACCCTGCTCACGCAAACCGTCAATCAGGATGGCACCGGCTTCAACCCCATGCGGCAGCCGCACTACCTGCTGCTCAACCTGGCGCTAGGGGGCGACAACGGCGGTTCGCTCACCCCCACCACCCTGCCCAGCCGCTACGAAATCGACTACGTGCGCGTGTATCAGCGCTGA
- the scpA gene encoding methylmalonyl-CoA mutase: MRPDFSTIAYDAASLPAPAKPADYPSAGPAMYTAADAAHLPHLGFGAGIAPYLRGPYASMYVRSPWTVRQYAGFSTAEESNAFYRRNLAGGQKGLSVAFDLATHRGYDSDHPRVVGDVGKAGVAIDSVKDMKILFDQIPLGEMSVSMTMNGAVLPVLAFFIVAAEEQGVPPEKLTGTIQNDILKEFMVRNTYIYPPAPSMRLIADIFAYTAQHMPKFNSISISGYHMHEAGATAELELAYTLADGLQYVRAGLAAGLKIDDFAPRLSFFWGIGMNHFLEIAKLRAGRLLWAKLIKQFDPQSDKSLALRTHCQTSGYSLTAQDPFNNVTRTTVEALAAALGGTQSLHTNALDEALALPTDFSARIARNTQLYLQYETDITKVVDPWGGSYYVESLTADLANQAWALMQEVEALGGMAAAIETGLPKLRIEEAAARKQARIDTGQEVIVGVNKYPAPEGEAPLDVLQIDNDAVRESQVARLQKIRAERNNDAVQAALAALTAAATDTSQNLLALAVTAARARATLGEISDALEAAWGRHQATSRTVQGVYQQGMTDNADFAQARRAAEDFAAREGRRPRMLVAKMGQDGHDRGAKIIATSFADVGFDVDLAPLFQTPAEVARQAVDNDVHVVGVSSLAAGHNTLLPQLIAELKKEGRPDILVIAGGVIPPQDYQQLYDAGVAGIYGPGTVIAKAALEILGKLGE; this comes from the coding sequence ATGCGCCCCGACTTTTCCACTATCGCCTACGACGCCGCTAGCCTCCCGGCCCCGGCCAAGCCTGCCGACTACCCCAGCGCCGGCCCGGCCATGTACACCGCCGCCGATGCCGCGCACCTGCCGCACCTGGGCTTCGGGGCGGGCATCGCGCCCTACCTACGCGGCCCTTACGCCAGCATGTACGTGCGCTCGCCCTGGACGGTGCGCCAGTACGCGGGCTTCAGCACAGCCGAGGAATCGAACGCTTTTTACCGGCGCAACCTAGCCGGCGGGCAGAAAGGGCTGAGTGTGGCCTTCGACCTGGCCACGCACCGGGGCTACGACTCGGACCACCCGCGCGTGGTGGGCGACGTGGGCAAGGCCGGCGTGGCCATCGACTCGGTGAAGGACATGAAAATCCTCTTCGACCAGATTCCCTTGGGTGAGATGTCGGTGAGCATGACCATGAACGGGGCCGTGCTACCGGTGCTGGCCTTCTTCATCGTGGCGGCCGAGGAGCAGGGCGTGCCGCCCGAGAAGCTGACGGGCACTATTCAGAATGATATTCTGAAGGAGTTTATGGTGCGCAACACCTACATCTACCCGCCCGCGCCGAGCATGCGGCTCATCGCCGACATCTTCGCCTACACGGCGCAGCACATGCCCAAGTTCAACAGCATCAGCATCTCGGGCTACCATATGCACGAGGCCGGCGCCACTGCCGAGCTGGAGCTGGCCTACACCCTAGCCGATGGCTTGCAGTACGTGCGCGCCGGGCTAGCGGCGGGCCTGAAAATCGACGATTTTGCCCCGCGCCTCTCCTTTTTCTGGGGCATTGGCATGAACCACTTTCTGGAGATTGCCAAGCTGCGCGCCGGCCGCCTGCTGTGGGCTAAGCTCATTAAGCAGTTTGACCCGCAGAGCGATAAAAGCCTGGCTTTGCGCACGCACTGCCAGACCTCGGGCTACTCGCTCACCGCCCAAGACCCGTTCAACAACGTGACCCGCACCACCGTGGAGGCCCTGGCGGCGGCCCTCGGCGGCACCCAGAGCCTGCACACCAATGCGCTGGATGAGGCCCTAGCCCTGCCCACCGACTTTTCGGCCCGCATCGCCCGCAACACCCAGCTTTACCTCCAGTACGAAACCGATATCACCAAAGTAGTGGACCCCTGGGGCGGCTCCTATTATGTAGAAAGCCTCACCGCCGACCTCGCCAACCAGGCCTGGGCCCTGATGCAGGAAGTCGAAGCCCTCGGCGGCATGGCCGCCGCCATCGAAACCGGCCTGCCCAAGCTCCGCATCGAGGAAGCCGCCGCCCGCAAGCAGGCGCGCATCGACACCGGCCAGGAGGTCATCGTGGGCGTGAATAAATACCCGGCGCCCGAAGGCGAGGCCCCGCTCGACGTGCTGCAAATCGACAACGACGCGGTGCGCGAAAGCCAGGTAGCCCGCCTGCAAAAAATCCGCGCCGAGCGCAACAACGACGCCGTGCAGGCCGCCCTGGCTGCCCTCACGGCCGCTGCCACCGATACCTCCCAAAACCTGCTGGCCCTGGCCGTGACGGCCGCCCGCGCCCGCGCCACCCTCGGCGAAATCTCCGACGCGCTCGAAGCCGCCTGGGGCCGCCACCAGGCCACCAGCCGCACCGTGCAGGGCGTGTATCAGCAGGGCATGACCGACAACGCCGACTTTGCCCAGGCCCGCCGCGCCGCCGAGGATTTTGCCGCCCGCGAGGGTCGCCGCCCCCGCATGCTGGTGGCCAAAATGGGCCAGGACGGCCACGACCGCGGCGCCAAAATCATCGCCACCTCCTTCGCCGACGTGGGCTTCGACGTAGACCTGGCGCCCCTCTTCCAAACCCCCGCTGAAGTAGCCCGCCAGGCCGTGGACAACGACGTGCACGTGGTAGGCGTGAGCAGCCTAGCCGCCGGCCACAACACGCTGCTGCCTCAGCTCATTGCAGAATTGAAAAAAGAAGGCCGCCCTGATATCCTCGTCATCGCCGGCGGCGTCATTCCGCCGCAAGATTACCAGCAGCTCTACGACGCGGGTGTGGCCGGCATCTACGGCCCCGGCACCGTCATTGCTAAGGCTGCGCTGGAGATTTTGGGGAAGTTGGGGGAGTAA
- a CDS encoding methylmalonyl-CoA mutase family protein: MVALAVPAGTDGRLQIEQGADALARGAAGLHFHFQGDSASFAVGELAERLPLATTWLGYTVSQSPDALLERLRTAGNGQPLQGYLRYTPTTLPEGAELLPFRTTLRRCLELARGWPAFTTLAVNGMYFGNRGATLTQQLAFSLSTAAAMLEVLPDEASGLTTAEVARALHLDFAISPSYFPEIARLRAARRLWATLLHAFGLPAAGAATLAIHAATSTWTQTTLDPHTNLLRHTTEAMSAVLGGADSIQVAAFDCLYQAPNEFSARLARNLPVILQEEAHLDWVADPAAGSYFIETLTDELARAAWAEFQALEAQGGMAHARSRALEAVSQSGLEKFKRIATGQDVVVGTNRFQNPQEKFDFQPKQLLRSRDFDTTRATYPSEVLRLATALHFERRANQDKQATLVLLGNARVNEEIAEAFWHLLHPSERTATPPRLDLAPDSYSVLFSKPEEATLMYATPAQFDHLARVVQQVPVGHTFDIPSLITSDLATLLEAVRVFGFKEFVVEGHRTEEVLARLQGR; the protein is encoded by the coding sequence GTGGTGGCGCTGGCCGTGCCCGCTGGTACCGACGGCCGCCTCCAGATAGAGCAGGGCGCCGATGCGCTGGCGCGCGGGGCCGCGGGCCTGCATTTTCACTTCCAGGGCGACTCGGCCAGCTTTGCCGTGGGCGAACTGGCCGAGCGCCTGCCGCTGGCTACTACCTGGCTAGGCTACACGGTGTCGCAAAGCCCGGATGCCCTGCTGGAAAGGCTGCGCACCGCCGGCAACGGCCAGCCGCTGCAAGGCTACCTGCGCTACACGCCCACCACCCTGCCCGAAGGCGCCGAGCTGCTGCCATTTCGGACCACCCTGCGGCGCTGCCTGGAGCTGGCGCGCGGGTGGCCTGCGTTTACTACCTTGGCGGTCAATGGCATGTACTTTGGCAACCGCGGGGCTACGCTCACCCAGCAGCTGGCTTTCAGCCTGAGCACGGCCGCCGCCATGCTAGAGGTGCTGCCCGATGAGGCTAGCGGCCTCACTACGGCCGAGGTGGCGCGGGCGCTGCACCTCGATTTTGCTATTAGCCCCAGCTACTTTCCCGAAATAGCCCGGCTGCGGGCCGCCCGGCGGCTGTGGGCCACGCTGCTGCACGCCTTCGGGCTGCCGGCGGCGGGGGCGGCCACGCTAGCCATTCACGCGGCCACCTCTACCTGGACGCAAACGACTCTCGACCCGCACACCAACCTGCTGCGCCACACCACCGAGGCCATGAGCGCCGTGCTCGGCGGGGCCGACTCTATTCAGGTAGCGGCGTTCGACTGCCTCTACCAGGCACCCAATGAGTTTAGCGCCCGGCTAGCCCGCAACCTGCCCGTTATTCTGCAAGAGGAAGCTCACCTCGACTGGGTGGCCGACCCGGCGGCCGGCTCCTATTTTATTGAAACCCTGACTGATGAGCTGGCCCGCGCCGCCTGGGCCGAGTTTCAGGCCCTCGAAGCCCAGGGCGGCATGGCGCACGCCCGCAGCCGCGCCCTGGAAGCCGTGAGCCAGTCGGGCCTCGAAAAATTCAAGCGCATCGCCACCGGCCAAGATGTGGTGGTGGGCACCAACCGCTTCCAGAATCCCCAGGAAAAATTCGATTTTCAGCCCAAGCAGCTGCTGCGCTCGCGCGACTTCGACACCACCCGCGCCACCTACCCTAGCGAGGTGCTGCGGCTGGCCACCGCCCTGCACTTCGAGCGCCGCGCCAACCAGGACAAGCAGGCCACGCTGGTGCTACTCGGCAATGCCCGCGTGAACGAGGAAATCGCCGAAGCCTTCTGGCACCTGCTGCACCCGAGCGAGCGCACGGCCACCCCGCCCCGCCTCGACTTAGCGCCTGACTCCTACTCGGTGCTGTTTTCAAAGCCTGAGGAAGCCACCCTTATGTACGCCACGCCCGCGCAGTTCGACCATCTGGCGCGGGTGGTGCAGCAGGTACCCGTGGGTCACACCTTCGATATCCCTTCACTCATCACCTCCGACCTGGCTACCCTGCTGGAGGCCGTGCGGGTGTTCGGGTTCAAGGAATTTGTGGTGGAGGGCCACCGCACGGAAGAAGTATTAGCGCGCCTGCAAGGGCGCTAG
- a CDS encoding 5'-nucleotidase C-terminal domain-containing protein, with the protein MRFVRPVAASLLALALATGCQRGPLLATARLPAATSQPVGGTIVPDAGAADYIKPYHDKVVSEMQQVIGQAPVALGKNPGENPIVNFVADLQRTAASQYFKGEPIELGVMTNGGMRNALPAGPVTLGNVFELMPFENELLVLDAPGPVVQQLFDYAAPLGMAVSGAVYTVGPDKKPQQILVGGQPFDPAKTYRIAISDYLAGGGDHMEFLKAAKLRHTGLLLRTVIIDHIKGLTAAGQPVTARVEGRVKPAN; encoded by the coding sequence ATGCGCTTCGTTCGTCCCGTTGCGGCTAGCCTGCTCGCGCTGGCCCTGGCCACCGGCTGCCAGCGCGGCCCGCTGCTGGCTACGGCGCGCCTGCCCGCCGCCACCAGCCAGCCCGTGGGCGGCACCATCGTGCCCGATGCCGGCGCGGCCGACTACATCAAGCCCTATCACGATAAGGTGGTAAGCGAGATGCAGCAGGTTATTGGCCAAGCCCCGGTGGCGCTCGGCAAAAACCCCGGCGAAAATCCCATTGTCAATTTCGTGGCCGACTTGCAGCGCACCGCCGCCAGCCAGTATTTCAAGGGCGAGCCCATCGAGCTGGGCGTGATGACCAACGGCGGCATGCGCAATGCGCTACCGGCCGGGCCCGTCACGCTGGGCAACGTGTTCGAGCTCATGCCTTTCGAGAATGAGCTCCTGGTGCTCGACGCGCCCGGCCCCGTGGTGCAGCAATTATTCGACTACGCGGCGCCCCTCGGCATGGCCGTGTCGGGCGCCGTCTACACCGTAGGCCCCGATAAAAAGCCCCAGCAGATTCTTGTCGGCGGCCAGCCCTTCGACCCGGCCAAGACTTACCGCATCGCCATTTCCGACTACCTGGCCGGCGGCGGCGACCACATGGAGTTTCTCAAGGCGGCCAAGCTGCGCCACACCGGGCTGCTGCTGCGCACCGTCATCATCGACCACATCAAGGGCCTTACTGCCGCCGGCCAGCCCGTCACGGCTAGGGTCGAGGGCCGGGTGAAGCCCGCTAATTAA